From one Mya arenaria isolate MELC-2E11 chromosome 4, ASM2691426v1 genomic stretch:
- the LOC128230458 gene encoding tripartite motif-containing protein 45-like: MSSRREKEYMMSSALKAGSKISVQPDDIRQQYTECAECKNEYNDFLRTPRVLPCLHGICISCLESTATRGIVKCPTCEIRHNVPNGDLEAFRPDETRLFLVNHQKVQGRTPDIGCQECTNKTRVAKHRCKECAQFLCDECNDAHCRTKITKRHHILTMDELKDAPLDDFQQVHFCTVPGHEEQPYAFFCLTSTCDRPICAMCAVADHQESKGHDIRELHEVYMDTRRSIEGLMSDVKHRTLSAQDTAASIETTIDNLDTSLQHTTHNIDTAFDNSIKALERRRSELKDKAHARAREKKKRLENQLDSINFHINSMEDANEFSANIATYGSQSEFLFFKDTIIERLNHLRDEEFDTLPHDNDEIKFRNTKLGEDFNKHVRDMGGIWSTSAYVPNTHVDTNDVIVDREQTILHITLFDSEGMQQSDSGVDLRVDVLDPSGRRRGATVVDNTSGDGRYKAVYLGTSKGKHRATVYLHGTPMQNDHVFRVSSPHTVERLDLHGHGGRDQMKISRSMRTATPSAMSEDMSPITDHMLGDVICPGFVLDATTSSPSVEILEEGKTMKAKISKGSTTRRTGREQGRFAIYRGAMASRPIQKSGLYYFEVGVVYKVHKLIRQEHVFEIGLSKLDCIDRHPSVDCHPYAWCVSARGCHVCGKVCLQTWHNGQLLSHTAISARTKSPPGTFIRLYYGFLLDAERRHWIITDVKNKKLIFRFKNLVVSEMSEPLWPVFSVSSPEVTQTVLTIKTGRVIDVVPDEALEALAP, from the exons ATGAg TTCGAGACGAGAGAAGGAGTACATGATGTCTTCTGCGCTTAAGGCGGGCAGCAAGATCTCCGTGCAGCCCGATGACATCCGACAACAGTACACGGAATGTGCCGAGTGCAAAAACGAATACAACGACTTCCTCCGTACCCCGCGCGTGCTTCCGTGCCTGCACGGGATCTGCATCTCGTGCCTCGAGTCGACGGCCACGCGCGGTATCGTCAAGTGTCCCACGTGTGAGATTCGCCACAACGTGCCCAATGGCGATCTGGAGGCTTTTCGACCGGACGAGACCAGACTCTTTCTGGTCAACCACCAAAAG GTTCAAGGCCGTACCCCGGACATCGGCTGTCAAGAGTGCACAAACAAGACGCGAGTGGCCAAGCACCGGTGTAAGGAATGTGCCCAGTTTCTCTGTGATGAATGCAATGACGCACACTGCCGCACCAAGATCACAAAACGCCACCACATCCTCACGATGGACGAGCTGAAGGACGCTCCCCTCGACGACTTCCAGCAGGTGCACTTCTGTACCGTTCCCGGTCACGAGGAGCAGCCCTATGCCTTCTTCTGTCTGACATCCACGTGTGACCGCCCCATCTGTGCCATGTGCGCTGTAGCCGATCACCAGGAGTCCAAGGGTCACGACATCCGGGAACTGCATGAAGTGTACATGGATACTCGCCGATCCATCGAGGGATTAATGTCTGATGTAAAGCACCGCACACTCTCCGCCCAAGATACGGCCGCATCCATTGAAACTACTATCGACAACCTTGATACCAGTCTACAACATACTACACACAATATCGACACCGCATTTGACAACAGTATCAAAGCTCTGGAGCGCAGACGTTCGGAACTAAAGGACAAGGCGCATGCACGAGCaagagaaaagaaaaaaaggctGGAAAACCAGTTGGACAGCATCAACTTCCATATCAATAGCATGGAAGACGCGAACGAGTTTTCCGCAAATATCGCCACGTACGGGAGCCAGTCAGAGTTTCTGTTCTTCAAAGATACGATCATTGAGCGTCTGAACCACCTACGGGATGAGGAGTTTGATACGCTTCCTCACGACAACGATGAAATCAAGTTCAGAAATACGAAACTAGGCGAAGATTTTAACAAGCATGTGAGAGATATGGGAGGTATTTGGTCGACGTCGGCGTACGTTCCGAACACGCACGTGGATACCAATGACGTCATTGTGGACCGGGAGCAGACGATTCTCCACATCACATTGTTTGACAGCGAGGGAATGCAGCAGTCCGATA GCGGTGTGGACCTGCGTGTTGACGTGCTAGATCCATCCGGGCGGCGGCGGGGCGCTACGGTAGTGGACAACACTTCCGGGGACGGCCGCTACAAAGCCGTGTACCTGGGGACGAGCAAGGGGAAGCACCGCGCCACTGTGTACCTACACGGGACGCCAATGCAGAACGACCACGTGTTTAGGGTTTCCTCCCCGCACACTGTCGAGAGACTCGATCTGC ATGGTCATGGCGGACGAGATCAGATGAAGATTTCCAGATCGATGCGGACTGCTACTCCCAGCG CTATGAGTGAGGACATGTCCCCAATTACCGACCACATGCTAGGAGACGTGATTt GTCCTGGGTTTGTTTTGGACGCGACCACATCGAGTCCTAGTGTTGAGATCTTGGAAGAAGGAAAGACGATGAAGGCTAAGATCAGCAAGGGCTCCACCACTCGCCGCACCGGCAGGGAACAGGGCAG ATTTGCCATCTACCGCGGCGCAATGGCGAGCAGGCCGATCCAGAAGTCCGGTTTGTATTACTTCGAAGTGGGCGTGGTCTACAAGGTGCACAAGCTCATTCGTCAGGAACACGTGTTCGAGATCGGCCTCTCCAAGTTGGACTGCATCGACCGCCACCCGTCCGTCGACTGCCACCCATATGCTTGGTGCGTGAGCGCGCGTGGCTGTCACGTTTGTGGAAAGGTATGCCTTCAGACCTGGCATAATGGGCAGCTTCTCTCCCACACCGCTATTTCCGCCCGTACAAAGTCGCCGCCCGGGACCTTCATTCGTCTCTACTACGGCTTCCTATTGGATGCCGAGCGCCGCCACTGGATCATCACGGACGTGAAGAACAAGAAGCTAATTTTCCGGTTCAAGAATCTAGTGGTGTCGGAAATGTCGGAGCCGCTATGGCCGGTGTTCTCCGTCTCCAGCCCGGAAGTGACGCAGACTGTCCTCACTATCAAGACCGGCCGCGTCATCGACGTCGTCCCGGATGAAGCACTGGAGGCCCTAGCGCCGTGA